The following proteins are encoded in a genomic region of Bacillota bacterium:
- a CDS encoding helix-turn-helix domain-containing protein, with translation MPNKENIEDQGQVLAQIGSLLRETREAKGLTLEAAQEETKIRRHYLRALEQGQKEILPGEVYLKGFLKNYACFLGLPGEALVNRYSQSRKPQDDSAPGPKPRSSWIPPTRPTFRRRTLLVMALLLLLVVASIALTKGLIPPGPQPKEPPGVENQVPLAPPPENFRDQPDPEVARVDVETVHDTEGEIIYRVTESPQIELFVTSDRCWIAIRTDNSAEIAETLTDGTRRTISATDTIWLRAGNPSVLDLTVNGLHVGKAGKPGQPRNITVKRQL, from the coding sequence GTGCCTAACAAGGAAAACATAGAGGATCAGGGGCAAGTACTGGCTCAAATTGGCAGTTTGCTCAGGGAGACACGAGAAGCCAAAGGACTAACACTTGAAGCAGCTCAGGAAGAAACGAAGATTCGTCGCCACTATCTACGAGCCTTGGAGCAGGGCCAAAAAGAGATTTTGCCCGGCGAAGTATATCTCAAAGGATTTCTAAAGAATTATGCCTGCTTTTTAGGATTGCCGGGTGAAGCCTTGGTTAATCGTTACAGTCAAAGCAGAAAACCACAAGATGACAGTGCCCCCGGTCCTAAACCCCGAAGTTCGTGGATACCCCCAACACGTCCAACCTTTCGGCGCCGAACTTTATTAGTAATGGCCCTGCTCTTACTATTGGTTGTGGCTTCAATTGCCCTGACCAAAGGATTAATCCCGCCTGGTCCGCAACCCAAAGAGCCGCCTGGAGTCGAAAACCAGGTACCTTTGGCGCCGCCCCCCGAAAACTTCCGTGACCAACCAGACCCTGAGGTAGCGCGAGTTGACGTTGAGACTGTACACGATACTGAAGGTGAAATCATCTATCGGGTAACTGAGTCACCGCAGATTGAATTGTTTGTTACTAGCGATCGCTGCTGGATAGCAATCCGTACTGATAATTCAGCGGAAATAGCGGAGACCCTTACTGACGGAACTCGCCGCACTATTAGTGCCACTGATACCATTTGGCTCCGGGCCGGAAATCCAAGTGTCTTGGATCTTACTGTCAATGGTCTTCATGTGGGTAAAGCCGGTAAGCCCGGCCAGCCACGAAATATCACTGTTAAGCGTCAGTTATAG